The sequence below is a genomic window from Gossypium hirsutum isolate 1008001.06 chromosome A11, Gossypium_hirsutum_v2.1, whole genome shotgun sequence.
TGTAATAATACTGTCTTGATGAATTTTTCCCATTTTTCACGTCCTGCTGCTCTTGTTAAAGCTAGTCTTCAGAATATAGGTGCTATGGCTAGGATTGAGAGTAAGGAAACAGGGTTTGCAGCCAGTACTAGGGGGCCTGTTGGTTCCAAGGCCATTGATTCAAATATCAAGTTACAGAAGGAAACCTTTTCACGTTGCCATTCTTCAATAGTGCCGATGAAGACTGATATAAAACAATCTGAAGCTAAGTCTCTAGATGAGCCAGTTGCTGCTGAACCAAATAATGCCAACTGTGAAGAATATGTCCCGAAAAGTGATAAAATATCTAGTCAAGTTATTGGTGAAAATGCTTCCAATTTCCTGCCAGAGAGTGGTAAGGCTGTAGAGTCTGTGCTTGCTGCTTCTGTTTGCTGTGAAAATAGTGTAGAAAGAGCTTCTGACGATCCAGTAGTAAATAATTTGAAGAGAAAAAACCATGATAATGAGGAGTTTGAATGTCCTAGCGAAGTAAGTTTTAGGATATAATTTTATTTCGTGTTGCTGTGCTTTTAACTCATTTTTCCTTTGCCATTGAAACCAACTAACCAAATTATGTGTAGGATGCTGAAGAAGAATCTGTAGGTGTGAAAAAAGCAGTTCCTGCTCGAGGAGGTAAGGGGTTCAAGAGAAGCCGAGCAGCTGAAGTGCATAATTTATCTGAAAGGGTGAGGAAGAGCATTTCATTAGTTCAATAATTTGATATTTGTCTTTCATATGGCTGTTTCTGATTGTAAGATCTGGATGGAATTACACAAACAGAGGCGAAGGGATAGGATAAATGAGAAGATGCGTGCTTTACAGGAGCTCATACCTAACTGCAATAAGGTTGGTAATACGGTAAACCTTTTTTTAAACTAAATCAAGGGATTTTTCTTAGAAACAGATGTGATTCTGGGAGTAGATCAATGAGCTCATGGCATATCCTTGCTTATTCTATAAGTAGTTTAAAACAGACCATCAAAGTCCTGATAGCTTTTGTATTTTAAAGCTGTTGACATTTTATATTTTGACACTACAAGGTGGACAAAGCTTCAATGCTTGATGAAGCAATTGAATATCTTAAGACGCTCCAACTACAAGTGCAGGTAAGATCTCTGTCATCTTTCTTCTAACTGCTCTTTTTGGTGtatatttcaattttgattctctgAAGGGTAATCAAATAAGTTCAATTTATTAATTACCAACCTTTCGCAGATTATGTCTATGCGAGCTGGCTTATATGTGCCACCGATGATGTTGCCAACTGGAATGCAACACATGCATGCCACTCAAATGGCGTATTTTTCATCCATGGGTTTTGGAATGGGTCTAGGTATGGGTTTTGGGATGCCATTTCCTGAAACGAATACTGTAGCTTCTGCTTGCCCTATGGTTCAGGTGCCTCCAGTCTGTGGAGCACCTTTTTCTAGCCCAGGCCCTCATTTGTCAGGTTCGACTGCATTCCATGAGATGCCAGGAGCTAACCTCCGGCTATATGGTCTTCATGGTCAAGGACTTCCAATGTCGGTGCCAGGTGCACCTTTGTTTCCTATTCCTGGTGGGCACCTCATGAAATCAGCCATTGGATTGAGTGCCTGTGGACTGGGAGGTCCTATGGACAATATGGATTCAGCTACAGCTTCTAGTTCAAAGGACCTAATTCAGAATATCAACTCACAAGTGGCACAGAATACTAACATCAATAGCTCAATGAATCAGACATCTACTCAGGTTaggaaaattttcttgtttcttttcaattcatatttttctttagaaagaaaaagataagAAGAGTTCTAATATTTACTCAAGCGGGTTTCGGTTGCCACTAGGAGAAGGTTGTCTTGAGGCAAAAGAGAGAGCTATTTCACATGGTAGAGAAGCATACCCTTGATGACTAGTCAATGTGATAATGATTTCCATGTAGACAAATTCATGGTAAACCTGACCAATTTTTCTTGTTAGGTTAGATTAAAGAAATCTTTTATCTTTTCATCAAGGAGGAAGCACTATGCTTCTTAGTTCTTATAATGCAGGAGTTGGAATATATACGTTCACAGATAAGGATGGCAGAAGAAGGGTGTTGGATTCTATTAACTTGTCACTCATCTGAACATTTTGCTATATTTTTGGTCTAGCTGAATTTAATCAAATTTGATATTCATTTTGCGATGCTAGTACCGAACAGCAAATGAAAGTTTTCAACAGCCAGCTGAAGTGCAAGAGAATGGTCGAGCCTCGGAAATCACTGGTAGTGTACCTTTTAGATCAACTGATGGAGATAAGAAGTTACCTGATAGGTGAGAGCACTTTTGATTTATATCATGTTTTATCAAATTGTGGTTTGAAGAAAGTATTAAAcaccaaatatatatttaagtgtAGGTTATAATTGTTAGCTTTTTGAGCGGAGGATTTGAATCTATTTTGCTTCATGGGGAGGCTGAAGCTTTTTCTCTGCGAGGATTGGACCTCTATGGTGATGATGATGGTCAACCGAATACTAATTTCAGCACAATGCAAGTTAGAATATGCTCAGTTTTTGGTATGTCAACGAGACTTGAAATCGTTGCTTGCATATGTAAATTCATTATCAAGGTCCATCATCCATGCAAATAATGTCGGTCTATCTAAGACATAAATAGAATGTATTCAAAATGTTTGTTTTGGCCAACCTCTGGCTCTGGGTTACTGATTTTTTGAATTGATGAAATGATTATTATTTGCTGTCACACACGCATGTTTATGGCTCTCATCAACTTGTAGGTTGTTGCTTAGAATCCTCTGTTTGAACAGAAGAGGGACCTTCATGTACTTCGGTTACTCCTCCATCCACGGTGCTTCCTTCCTCCACGAGAAGCGGTCCGGTACTCGAATCCTTAGCTTTGGCTTCAGTATGCTCAGGTTCTTCCTCCGCAACAAGCATTCTGGTACTCAAATCCTCACCTTTGGCTTCAGTAGGATCAGGTACTTCCTCCATGGGAAGCTGTTCGGTAGTCAAATCCATAGCTTTGGGTTCACTATGATCAGGTTCTTCTGTCTTGTATTTGTACCATGAGGCCCAGTACAAATAGTTTAAAAAGTTTAGGCAGCTAAGGATAGCTAAAAACCAGTAAAAGAGATTTAAGTGACTCGAGTTTAAGTCTAATCCATGAATCCAACCTTGTTTGCTTGAACTGGTTCTTTTCGTGATGGCGTTTATGACATTGACGAACACTGTACTTAAGAAGTAGCCAAAAGATAGTGTTAACCACGTAAATGATGTGGAGAGTGACCTCATGCCTATTGGTGCTTCCCTGTAGAAAAATTCCAGCAGTCCCACAAGAGTGAACATGTCTGCAATTCCAAATATTCCATATTGAAAGGAGAGCCAGAAGAGGCTTATGGGCTTCATTATGTCCCTATGAGCTTGATCCCTTCTTTTAACCTCAACAATACCGGCAATAGCCATTGAAATTGCTGACAGAACAAGCCCCACACCGACACGTTGGAGTTGTGTGATGCCCGATGgatgttttgtgatttttcgagCAAAAGGGACAAAGAAAAACTCATAGATGGGGACCAGAATGGACATGAAAACCAGTGGGATTATCGGGATCGAAGCAGCAGGAACGTTGAAATTTCCAATCTTGCGATTCATGAAATTACCTTGCATAACTGAGAATGTCTGCAGCTGCGCCAGACATGTGTTCATTATGACTGTACTGAATAAAATGGGCAACATCCTGGTTAGTATCTTAACTTCTTCAACTTGAGTCACTGTGCACACCGTCCATGGTGTTGTCTTTGAATCTTTCGGAACAATTGCAGCTTTATCTAGGAACCTGACCAAGAATCATGAATCACAGTTGGTttccgaatttttttttaaacatgtttaGCTATCATACAGTCACATCACAtcacattcatgcattcattacCTGAATTGGTTGGTGTGGGATATTATTTCCTCCCTGAAATCATTTTTGGTTTTACTGATCTCATACAATTCATCTGGACTATCCGGCAGAGCTAGCTTACTGTTGTTTATGGCTACTACTATGACCTATGATCATAACACAAAAGAAATGTTTATCACCTTTGTCACCACCCTTGTTTCTATTTGTAGATATATCCATTAAGTAATGAAATGCAGGGATAAATAGTACTGAACCTGAGCTATCCTTATGATGGGGCTATCGGCCATCTCGGGTTCTCGTATGTGGTAGAAAGGCTTGCCGAGTGCAAGAACAGTGAAACCTATGAAGGTAGCCACAGTCGATATGAAGAAACCCCAATACCATTTGTGCTTTTCAGTGGTCAGATACACGATCCCTGTCACTCCGACACAGGCTCCGAGTGTAGTACTGAGCAATAGCCAGTTGAAATACCTTGCTAGAGCTTTGGCTTCCTTGGGGTCTTTATGATCAAATTGGTCACCACCGAGTGCTGGAAGAGCTCCCTTGACCCCACCGGCCCCCAATGCCAACAACCCCAGTGAAAAGTAGAACATCACTGCCTTGCTACCGTCTATGCAGCTGGCCTTGCCACAGTATGCGGGCTGCAAATCCTTTGAATAAGCCTGGATTGTTACCAATGCCAATCCCTGCAAATTAAAACCTTGTTTTAGTTAAGCCTCTAAGAAGGGGAGGGTCTGGGTCAAATTATGGTTTTCGTCCCTGCATTGCATTACTCATCTCGGAGATTTAGTTCCTCGGTTGATgtgtaatttaataataaaaaaaaacaaaattttctgtgtcattttaaatgtaaaaatattgttattaaaat
It includes:
- the LOC107955422 gene encoding transcription factor PIF3 isoform X2; this encodes MPLSELYRMARGKLDSSQDKNPSSSTDPSIVPEDDFVELVWENGQISMQGQSSIARKVPVCNSLQSHSFKIGDKYIGNGGNSSKMGKFGVVNAVSSEVPMSAPSHDDDVVPWLKYSENECCDMLPGLSGLCTNNIPTDSSLASFNQRRQSISDSFSGSLNAAADFKQGKLAKVPKPADDEARLRSGTSESPQLCQVSSSYLGSRNLESIGNKPSHAFFRDTMGVQPSDETLRCVKMQKQDKVAPCNNTVLMNFSHFSRPAALVKASLQNIGAMARIESKETGFAASTRGPVGSKAIDSNIKLQKETFSRCHSSIVPMKTDIKQSEAKSLDEPVAAEPNNANCEEYVPKSDKISSQVIGENASNFLPESGKAVESVLAASVCCENSVERASDDPVVNNLKRKNHDNEEFECPSEDAEEESVGVKKAVPARGGKGFKRSRAAEVHNLSERRRRDRINEKMRALQELIPNCNKVDKASMLDEAIEYLKTLQLQVQIMSMRAGLYVPPMMLPTGMQHMHATQMAYFSSMGFGMGLGMGFGMPFPETNTVASACPMVQVPPVCGAPFSSPGPHLSGSTAFHEMPGANLRLYGLHGQGLPMSVPGAPLFPIPGGHLMKSAIGLSACGLGGPMDNMDSATASSSKDLIQNINSQVAQNTNINSSMNQTSTQYRTANESFQQPAEVQENGRASEITGSVPFRSTDGDKKLPDRL
- the LOC107955422 gene encoding transcription factor PIF3 isoform X3, with the protein product MPLSELYRMARGKLDSSQDKNPSSSTDPSIVPEDDFVELVWENGQISMQGQSSIARKVPVCNSLQSHSFKIGDKYIGNGGNSSKMGKFGVVNAVSSEVPMSAPSHDDDVVPWLKYSENECCDMLPGLSGLCTNNIPTDSSLASFNQRRQSISDSFSGSLNAAADFKQGKLAKVPKPADDEARLRSGTSESPQLCQVSSSYLGSRNLESIGNKPSHAFFRDTMGVQPSDETLRCVKMQKQDKVAPCNNTVLMNFSHFSRPAALVKASLQNIGAMARIESKETGFAASTRGPVGSKAIDSNIKLQKETFSRCHSSIVPMKTDIKQSEAKSLDEPVAAEPNNANCEEYVPKSDKISSQVIGENASNFLPESGKAVESVLAASVCCENSVERASDDPVVNNLKRKNHDNEEFECPSEDAEEESVGVKKAVPARGGKGFKRSRAAEVHNLSERRRRDRINEKMRALQELIPNCNKVDKASMLDEAIEYLKTLQLQVQIMSMRAGLYVPPMMLPTGMQHMHATQMAYFSSMGFGMGLGMGFGMPFPETNTVASACPMVQVPPVCGAPFSSPGPHLSGSTAFHEMPGANLRLYGLHGQGLPMSVPGAPLFPIPGGHLMKSAIGLSACGLGGPMDNMDSATASSSKDLIQNINSQVAQNTNINSSMNQTSTQEKVVLRQKRELFHMVEKHTLDD
- the LOC107955422 gene encoding transcription factor PIF3 isoform X1, giving the protein MPLSELYRMARGKLDSSQDKNPSSSTDPSIVPEDDFVELVWENGQISMQGQSSIARKVPVCNSLQSHSFKIGDKYIGNGGNSSKMGKFGVVNAVSSEVPMSAPSHDDDVVPWLKYSENECCDMLPGLSGLCTNNIPTDSSLASFNQRRQSISDSFSGSLNAAADFKQGKLAKVPKPADDEARLRSGTSESPQLCQVSSSYLGSRNLESIGNKPSHAFFRDTMGVQPSDETLRCVKMQKQDKVAPCNNTVLMNFSHFSRPAALVKASLQNIGAMARIESKETGFAASTRGPVGSKAIDSNIKLQKETFSRCHSSIVPMKTDIKQSEAKSLDEPVAAEPNNANCEEYVPKSDKISSQVIGENASNFLPESGKAVESVLAASVCCENSVERASDDPVVNNLKRKNHDNEEFECPSEDAEEESVGVKKAVPARGGKGFKRSRAAEVHNLSERRRRDRINEKMRALQELIPNCNKVDKASMLDEAIEYLKTLQLQVQIMSMRAGLYVPPMMLPTGMQHMHATQMAYFSSMGFGMGLGMGFGMPFPETNTVASACPMVQVPPVCGAPFSSPGPHLSGSTAFHEMPGANLRLYGLHGQGLPMSVPGAPLFPIPGGHLMKSAIGLSACGLGGPMDNMDSATASSSKDLIQNINSQVAQNTNINSSMNQTSTQYRTANESFQQPAEVQENGRASEITGSVPFRSTDGDKKLPDSVGYNC
- the LOC107886561 gene encoding protein NRT1/ PTR FAMILY 4.5 yields the protein MYISNVFIFAVLVSLENMGFIANMVSLVLYFMYVMFFNYPNSANTVTNFMGSTFLLSLIGGFISDTFISRFTTSIIFGFIEVLGLALVTIQAYSKDLQPAYCGKASCIDGSKAVMFYFSLGLLALGAGGVKGALPALGGDQFDHKDPKEAKALARYFNWLLLSTTLGACVGVTGIVYLTTEKHKWYWGFFISTVATFIGFTVLALGKPFYHIREPEMADSPIIRIAQVIVVAINNSKLALPDSPDELYEISKTKNDFREEIISHTNQFRFLDKAAIVPKDSKTTPWTVCTVTQVEEVKILTRMLPILFSTVIMNTCLAQLQTFSVMQGNFMNRKIGNFNVPAASIPIIPLVFMSILVPIYEFFFVPFARKITKHPSGITQLQRVGVGLVLSAISMAIAGIVEVKRRDQAHRDIMKPISLFWLSFQYGIFGIADMFTLVGLLEFFYREAPIGMRSLSTSFTWLTLSFGYFLSTVFVNVINAITKRTSSSKQGWIHGLDLNSSHLNLFYWFLAILSCLNFLNYLYWASWYKYKTEEPDHSEPKAMDLTTEQLPMEEVPDPTEAKGEDLSTRMLVAEEEPEHTEAKAKDSSTGPLLVEEGSTVDGGVTEVHEGPSSVQTEDSKQQPTS